In Zingiber officinale cultivar Zhangliang chromosome 11B, Zo_v1.1, whole genome shotgun sequence, a single window of DNA contains:
- the LOC122034317 gene encoding probable hexosyltransferase MUCI70 isoform X1 — protein MAAASLGLRSGSYGSLHQQLQDGAFPATQPILLRRAARSFSGVREREKVLPRIYKFVGRRKVGILLMLMISAALLSFVSVISRDEDSLLGATTHMHSENPSRKSFNSPFIVPLEESSTRHSTNHISLPSHHGTQHPCEKFPIPSPPMDKRHTGPRPCPVCYIPVEQALFHMPYSPSPSPVLKNLHYFSEASLISYEPNGGSIFGGHPSLMQRNESFTIKESMTVHCGFANGRKPGQGTGFNIDDDILLEMEECYNVVVASAIFGNYDLMQQPKNISDHTKKNACFYMFIDEKTEAYMRNSSGLDDSKRVGLWRVVLVRNLPYEDSRRNGKVPKLLLHRLFPNAQFSIWIDGKLQLVVDPYQILERYTWMKVLPPIFLSGFLWRENYTFAISRHYRRFDVFEEAEANKAAGKYDNASIDYQIEFYKKEGLIPYSLSKLPITSDVPEGCVIIREHIPITDLFTCLWFNEVDRFTSRDQISFSTVRDKIMSQVDWTINMFMDCERRNFVVQAYHRDLLEQRKALAAMHHPVHPPPAAVTRDKDTKAPPLRKLPGKTPARRGRDKRSSSRRRHPRVIGGNL, from the exons ATGGCTGCAGCGTCATTGGGTCTTCGGTCGGGAAGCTACGGATCATTGCATCAACAGCTACAGGATGGTGCTTTTCCGGCAACTCAACCAATCCTACTTCGAAGGGCTGCAAGATCCTTTTCCGGAGTACGAGAAAGGGAGAAGGTCTTGCCTAGGATTTACAAGTTTGTTGGGAGGAGGAAGGTCGGAATTCTACTGATGCTCATGATTTCAGCTGCATTACTGTCGTTTGTTTCGGTTATTAGTAGAG ATGAAGATTCGTTATTAGGTGCTACAACACATATGCATTCGGAAAATCCTTCAAGAAAAAGTTTCAACTCCCCATTTATTGTTCCACTTGAAGAGTCCTCAACTAGACATAGTACAAATCATATTTCTCTTCCCTCTCATCATGGAACACAACATCCATGTGAAAAGTTCCCTATTCCTTCTCCACCAATGGATAAGAGGCACACTGGTCCACGTC CATGTCCTGTTTGTTACATTCCCGTAGAGCAGGCTCTGTTTCACATGCCATATTCACCATCTCCATCACCTGTCCTTAAGAATCTACATTATTTTTCAGAAGCTAGTTTAATCTCTTATGAGCCAAATGGGGGCTCTATTTTTGGCGGGCATCCGTCTTTGATGCAGAGAAATGAATCTTTCACCATAAAAGAATCAATGACTGTGCACTGTGG CTTTGCAAATGGAAGGAAACCTGGTCAAGGAACTGGATTCAATATTGATGATGATATCCTTCTCGAAATGGAAGAATGCTATAATGTTGTAGTAGCCTCTGCTATATTTG GAAATTATGATTTAATGCAACAACCCAAGAACATTAGTGACCATACGAAGAAGAATGCATGCTTTTACATGTTTATTGATGAAAAAACTGAAGCCTATATGAGAAATTCTAGTGGTCTAGATGATTCCAAAAGAGTTGGTCTCTGGAGAGTGGTGCTGGTTCGAAATCTTCCATACGAGGATTCAAGGCGCAATGGGAAG GTTCCCAAACTTTTGCTCCATAGGCTTTTCCCAAACGCTCAATTTTCTATTTGGATTGATGGAAAACTGCAACTCGTTGTGGATCCCTACCAAATTCTTGAGAGGTATACTTGGATGAAGGTCTTGCCCCCAATTTTTTTGAGTGG ATTCTTGTGGAGGGAAAACTACACATTTGCAATATCTAGGCACTACAGGCGCTTTGATGTATTTGAGGAAGCAGAGGCTAACAAAGCTGCTGGAAAATACGACAATGCGTCCATAGATTATCAAATTGAATTTTACAAGAAAGAGGGGCTGATACCTTATTCTTTATCTAAGCTTCCAATTACAAGTG ACGTACCAGAGGGATGCGTGATCATCAGAGAACACATACCGATTACTGATCTATTCACTTGTCTGTGGTTCAATGAAGTCGATCGTTTTACCTCCAGGGACCAAATCAGTTTCAGTACTGTAAGGGATAAAATCATGTCCCAAGTAGATTGGACGATTAACATGTTTATGGACTGCGAAAGGCGCAACTTTGTTGTCCAG GCATACCACAGAGACCTGTTGGAACAGCGAAAAGCACTTGCCGCGATGCACCACCCGGTCCACCCGCCTCCTGCTGCAGTGACACGTGACAAAGACACAAAAGCACCGCCGTTGAGGAAGCTGCCTGGGAAAACGCCCGCGAGGCGTGGTAGGGATAAGAGATCCAGTTCACGACGACGCCATCCGAGAGTCATCGGTGGAAATTTATGA
- the LOC122034317 gene encoding probable hexosyltransferase MUCI70 isoform X2, with translation MAAASLGLRSGSYGSLHQQLQDGAFPATQPILLRRAARSFSGVREREKVLPRIYKFVGRRKVGILLMLMISAALLSFVSVISRDEDSLLGATTHMHSENPSRKSFNSPFIVPLEESSTRHSTNHISLPSHHGTQHPCEKFPIPSPPMDKRHTGPRPCPVCYIPVEQALFHMPYSPSPSPVLKNLHYFSEASLISYEPNGGSIFGGHPSLMQRNESFTIKESMTVHCGFANGRKPGQGTGFNIDDDILLEMEECYNVVVASAIFGNYDLMQQPKNISDHTKKNACFYMFIDEKTEAYMRNSSGLDDSKRVGLWRVVLVRNLPYEDSRRNGKVPKLLLHRLFPNAQFSIWIDGKLQLVVDPYQILERFLWRENYTFAISRHYRRFDVFEEAEANKAAGKYDNASIDYQIEFYKKEGLIPYSLSKLPITSDVPEGCVIIREHIPITDLFTCLWFNEVDRFTSRDQISFSTVRDKIMSQVDWTINMFMDCERRNFVVQAYHRDLLEQRKALAAMHHPVHPPPAAVTRDKDTKAPPLRKLPGKTPARRGRDKRSSSRRRHPRVIGGNL, from the exons ATGGCTGCAGCGTCATTGGGTCTTCGGTCGGGAAGCTACGGATCATTGCATCAACAGCTACAGGATGGTGCTTTTCCGGCAACTCAACCAATCCTACTTCGAAGGGCTGCAAGATCCTTTTCCGGAGTACGAGAAAGGGAGAAGGTCTTGCCTAGGATTTACAAGTTTGTTGGGAGGAGGAAGGTCGGAATTCTACTGATGCTCATGATTTCAGCTGCATTACTGTCGTTTGTTTCGGTTATTAGTAGAG ATGAAGATTCGTTATTAGGTGCTACAACACATATGCATTCGGAAAATCCTTCAAGAAAAAGTTTCAACTCCCCATTTATTGTTCCACTTGAAGAGTCCTCAACTAGACATAGTACAAATCATATTTCTCTTCCCTCTCATCATGGAACACAACATCCATGTGAAAAGTTCCCTATTCCTTCTCCACCAATGGATAAGAGGCACACTGGTCCACGTC CATGTCCTGTTTGTTACATTCCCGTAGAGCAGGCTCTGTTTCACATGCCATATTCACCATCTCCATCACCTGTCCTTAAGAATCTACATTATTTTTCAGAAGCTAGTTTAATCTCTTATGAGCCAAATGGGGGCTCTATTTTTGGCGGGCATCCGTCTTTGATGCAGAGAAATGAATCTTTCACCATAAAAGAATCAATGACTGTGCACTGTGG CTTTGCAAATGGAAGGAAACCTGGTCAAGGAACTGGATTCAATATTGATGATGATATCCTTCTCGAAATGGAAGAATGCTATAATGTTGTAGTAGCCTCTGCTATATTTG GAAATTATGATTTAATGCAACAACCCAAGAACATTAGTGACCATACGAAGAAGAATGCATGCTTTTACATGTTTATTGATGAAAAAACTGAAGCCTATATGAGAAATTCTAGTGGTCTAGATGATTCCAAAAGAGTTGGTCTCTGGAGAGTGGTGCTGGTTCGAAATCTTCCATACGAGGATTCAAGGCGCAATGGGAAG GTTCCCAAACTTTTGCTCCATAGGCTTTTCCCAAACGCTCAATTTTCTATTTGGATTGATGGAAAACTGCAACTCGTTGTGGATCCCTACCAAATTCTTGAGAG ATTCTTGTGGAGGGAAAACTACACATTTGCAATATCTAGGCACTACAGGCGCTTTGATGTATTTGAGGAAGCAGAGGCTAACAAAGCTGCTGGAAAATACGACAATGCGTCCATAGATTATCAAATTGAATTTTACAAGAAAGAGGGGCTGATACCTTATTCTTTATCTAAGCTTCCAATTACAAGTG ACGTACCAGAGGGATGCGTGATCATCAGAGAACACATACCGATTACTGATCTATTCACTTGTCTGTGGTTCAATGAAGTCGATCGTTTTACCTCCAGGGACCAAATCAGTTTCAGTACTGTAAGGGATAAAATCATGTCCCAAGTAGATTGGACGATTAACATGTTTATGGACTGCGAAAGGCGCAACTTTGTTGTCCAG GCATACCACAGAGACCTGTTGGAACAGCGAAAAGCACTTGCCGCGATGCACCACCCGGTCCACCCGCCTCCTGCTGCAGTGACACGTGACAAAGACACAAAAGCACCGCCGTTGAGGAAGCTGCCTGGGAAAACGCCCGCGAGGCGTGGTAGGGATAAGAGATCCAGTTCACGACGACGCCATCCGAGAGTCATCGGTGGAAATTTATGA
- the LOC122034317 gene encoding probable hexosyltransferase MUCI70 isoform X3, with protein MDKRHTGPRPCPVCYIPVEQALFHMPYSPSPSPVLKNLHYFSEASLISYEPNGGSIFGGHPSLMQRNESFTIKESMTVHCGFANGRKPGQGTGFNIDDDILLEMEECYNVVVASAIFGNYDLMQQPKNISDHTKKNACFYMFIDEKTEAYMRNSSGLDDSKRVGLWRVVLVRNLPYEDSRRNGKVPKLLLHRLFPNAQFSIWIDGKLQLVVDPYQILERYTWMKVLPPIFLSGFLWRENYTFAISRHYRRFDVFEEAEANKAAGKYDNASIDYQIEFYKKEGLIPYSLSKLPITSDVPEGCVIIREHIPITDLFTCLWFNEVDRFTSRDQISFSTVRDKIMSQVDWTINMFMDCERRNFVVQAYHRDLLEQRKALAAMHHPVHPPPAAVTRDKDTKAPPLRKLPGKTPARRGRDKRSSSRRRHPRVIGGNL; from the exons ATGGATAAGAGGCACACTGGTCCACGTC CATGTCCTGTTTGTTACATTCCCGTAGAGCAGGCTCTGTTTCACATGCCATATTCACCATCTCCATCACCTGTCCTTAAGAATCTACATTATTTTTCAGAAGCTAGTTTAATCTCTTATGAGCCAAATGGGGGCTCTATTTTTGGCGGGCATCCGTCTTTGATGCAGAGAAATGAATCTTTCACCATAAAAGAATCAATGACTGTGCACTGTGG CTTTGCAAATGGAAGGAAACCTGGTCAAGGAACTGGATTCAATATTGATGATGATATCCTTCTCGAAATGGAAGAATGCTATAATGTTGTAGTAGCCTCTGCTATATTTG GAAATTATGATTTAATGCAACAACCCAAGAACATTAGTGACCATACGAAGAAGAATGCATGCTTTTACATGTTTATTGATGAAAAAACTGAAGCCTATATGAGAAATTCTAGTGGTCTAGATGATTCCAAAAGAGTTGGTCTCTGGAGAGTGGTGCTGGTTCGAAATCTTCCATACGAGGATTCAAGGCGCAATGGGAAG GTTCCCAAACTTTTGCTCCATAGGCTTTTCCCAAACGCTCAATTTTCTATTTGGATTGATGGAAAACTGCAACTCGTTGTGGATCCCTACCAAATTCTTGAGAGGTATACTTGGATGAAGGTCTTGCCCCCAATTTTTTTGAGTGG ATTCTTGTGGAGGGAAAACTACACATTTGCAATATCTAGGCACTACAGGCGCTTTGATGTATTTGAGGAAGCAGAGGCTAACAAAGCTGCTGGAAAATACGACAATGCGTCCATAGATTATCAAATTGAATTTTACAAGAAAGAGGGGCTGATACCTTATTCTTTATCTAAGCTTCCAATTACAAGTG ACGTACCAGAGGGATGCGTGATCATCAGAGAACACATACCGATTACTGATCTATTCACTTGTCTGTGGTTCAATGAAGTCGATCGTTTTACCTCCAGGGACCAAATCAGTTTCAGTACTGTAAGGGATAAAATCATGTCCCAAGTAGATTGGACGATTAACATGTTTATGGACTGCGAAAGGCGCAACTTTGTTGTCCAG GCATACCACAGAGACCTGTTGGAACAGCGAAAAGCACTTGCCGCGATGCACCACCCGGTCCACCCGCCTCCTGCTGCAGTGACACGTGACAAAGACACAAAAGCACCGCCGTTGAGGAAGCTGCCTGGGAAAACGCCCGCGAGGCGTGGTAGGGATAAGAGATCCAGTTCACGACGACGCCATCCGAGAGTCATCGGTGGAAATTTATGA